Within Conexibacter woesei DSM 14684, the genomic segment GGCGCACGCTGGGCCGAGCTGGCCGAGCCGTACCTGCGCCGCTTCCCCGCGCTGCGCGACACGATGCTCGGCGGCTTCCCGCCGCTCGCCGGCGGCGCGAAGCTGCTCGCCGGCCTCGGGCTCGGGGGCATGCTGGAGTTCTCGCGCCTGCTGCTCGGCTCGGCCGAGGGGCTGGCCGGCGAGCTGTTCAGAAGCGACGCCTCCGCAGCCTGGCTGTTCGGCGCGGCGATGCACGGCGACGTGCCGGTCACCGGCGCCGGCAGCGCGATCTCCGGTCTCTACCTCAACCTGCTCGGGCACGCGGTCGGCTGGCCGAGCCCGGAGGGCGGCGCGGCGCGCCTGACCGACGCGCTCGCGGGGCACCTGCGGGCGCTCGGCGGCGAGACGCGCACGAACGCGCTCGTCACCGCGGTGCACGCCGCCGGCGGCCGCGCGACCGGCGTCGCGCTCGCGGACGGCTCGCGGGCGGAGGCGCCGATCGTGATCCTCGACACGACGCCGCGCGCACTCGTGCAGCTCGCCGGCGACGCGCTCCCCGACGGCTACGTGCGCAAGCTGCTGCGCTTCCGCGCCGGACAGCCGACGCTGAAGCTCGACTGGGCGCTCGAGCGGCCGATCCCGTGGGAGGCGGCGGACGTCAGCCGCGCCGGCACCGTCCACGTCGGCGGCGAGGGCGCCGAGATCCGCGCCGCGCTGCTGGAGGTCGAGGCGGGGCGGCTGCCCGAGCGGCCGTTCCTGCTGCTCGGCCAGCAGTCGCTTGCCGACCCGACGCGCGCGCCGGCGGGCAAGCACACGGCGTGGGCGTACACGCACGTGCCCGAGACGGTCGACGTCGCGGCGGCGGTCGAGGCGGTCGAGGCGCACGTCGAGCGGTTCGCGCCGGGCTTCCGCGACGCCGTCCTCGCCCGCCACGTGCTCGCGCCGCCGGACCTCGAGCGGCGCAACCGCAACCTCGTCGGCGGCGACGTCGGCGGCGGCAGCTACGCGCTCGACCAGCTCGTCTTCCGCCCGCTCCCGTCGCTGAGCCCGTATCGCACGCCGCTCGGCGGCCTCTACCTCGGCAGCGCGTCGACCTTCCCCGGCGGCGCCGTCCACGGCGTGCCGGGCGACGCCGCCGCCCGCGCCGCGCTGCTCGACGCGAAGCTGGCGCGGCTCCCGCGGCCGCCGTTGCCGGGCGCGCTCACGCGGCGGCTTCCGGCCGCGCTGCGCTGAGCCGCTCGACGAGCCCGAAGCCGGTCGGGTCGGTCGCCATGCCGAGCGTCGTGCTCAGCAGCAGCGCGGCGCCGGCGCCGGCCGCGCGGTCGAACGCGAGGAACGAGCTGAAGCCGCCGGTCGCGCCGTTGTGCCAGTGGACCCGTGCACCGCTCGCGCCGGTGCCGTCGCCGGTGCCGGCGCGCTCGCCCTTCACCATCCAGCCGAGGCCGATCCGCTCGCCGCCGGACGCGTCGCGGCGCGGCTGCTGGGCGGCCTCGAGCGCGGGGGCGATCGGCGTCGCGGTGGGGTCGAGCTGCGCGCGCAGGAACCGCAGCATGTCGCGCGGGGTCGAGCGCAGGCCGCCGGCGCCGGCGAACGCGCCCATGTGCCACGGCGGAACGGGCAGCCCGCCGCGGTTGTGGCCGATCGCCCACTCGTCCTCCGGCGCGGGCGCGATGCTGGTCTGCGTCATCCCGAGCGGCCTGCAGACGCGCTCGACGACAAGCGTGCCGTAGTCGCGCCCGGCGGCGCGCGCGAGCACGTGGCCGAGCAGCCCGGCGCCGAGGTTGGAGTAGCGCCAGCGGCGCGAGCGGCGCAGCCGCACGTAGCGCAGCGAGCGTTCGAGCCGCGCGCCGTCCCACTCGGCGTAGGGGTCGGGCGGGTCGGCGGCGAGCGCGGCGAGCAGGAGCGCGCCGGGCAGCCGCGGCAGCCCCGACGTGTGGGTGCTCAGGTCGAGCAGCGTGATCGCGCCGACGCGCGGCCGCACGCCGGGCAGGAAGCGGTCGAGCGGGTCGTCGAGCGCGACGACCCCCTCGTGCACGAGGTCGGCGAGCAGGATCCCGGTGAAGACCTTCGTCAGCGAGCCGATCTCGACGAGCGAGTCGGCGTCGAGCATGCCGGCGCCGTGCATCACGATCGCCTCGTCGCGACCGGCGACGCCGATCGCGGCGACGTCGCTCCAGGCGGGGCCGAGCGGCACGCGCACCAGCTCGCCGGCGACCAGCTCGGCGACGTGGCGGTCACCGTCGCCCGCGTCGCCGGCCGCGACCCACGTATGCGGCGCAGGCGCCGAGCGGGCGCGGCGCCGGCCGCGGGCGCGCCGCGCGGCGATCAGGGCCGCGCCGAGCAGCGCGAGCAGGCCGCCGATCGCGGCGAGCACGCCGGCGCCGAGCGCGAGGCCGAACAGGGCGGTCAGCGCGCCCACGCCGAGCGCCGAATAGCGGATCCGTTCGAGCGCCATCGCGCGATGCTACGAACGCGGCGCGTGCACGTCGGTACGGCTCGCCGCACTGTCGCGGCGGGCGGCGGGCGGCGCTCGCCTACGACGCGAGCGCGCGCTCGATCGCCCGGCGGCAGCGCGCGCCGAGGTCGTCGCCGTCGCCGTCGATCAGCGGGCGGGCGGCCGCGGCCGGGGCGGCGGCGCGCAGCGCCGGACGTACGCCGGCGGGCGTGGCGACGGGGAGGATGTGGGACGGCACGCCCGCGTTCGCGAACCGCCGAGCGAGCGCATCCGCGCTCGGCGTCACGACGACCACCGGGCTCGGCGTGCACCCGTCGGTGGCCAGCGGTCCGGTCAGCTCGCCGTAGACGACGAGCAGTTGCGTGAGCTGCTCGTCGTCGAGCACGCCGGCCGCCGTCAGGTCGATGACGAGCCCGAGCCGCTCGTGCGCGGCCAGCTCGGCGATCCGCGCGGCGAGCGCTCGCGTCGCGCTCGCGTCGAGAGCGGTCGTCAGCTCGAAGACGGCGGAGCCGTCCGCCGGGAAGCTGAGCCGCCAACGCGGGCCGCGCTTGGCATCTGTGCCGTGCTCGTCGTCCATGATTCGCATTCCTTCTCAAAGCTAACGATCGCTCGCACCACCGAGGGATAGTCACGCACCACCCGAATGGTCGAACTTCGCTCTACGCAGGAACATTTGACTAATCGGCGGTGCGGTAGGGTTGCACGATGGCTCCCGGTGACGCCCGGTCCGCTGCGGACCCCGGGCCGATCAGCTACGTCCGTCTGTCAGCGGCGGTGGCCGCCGCGACGGCCGATCTCGGCGACGACGCGGCCGGCGTCCAGCACGCGCGGACGCTCGTGGTCGAGGACATGGTCCTCGTCGTCGTTCCCGGCGACACTGCGCCCGAGGTGCTGTCGGCGGCGCGCGACCGTCTCGTCCCGGTGATCGAGCGCGAGGCGCGGCGGCGCGTCGAGCGCGCGACGGTCATGACCGGCGAGCACGCCGCGACCGTGATGTTCGCGCTCGCCCACCGCGACCTCGAACCGTCAGCCGCCGCGGCGCCGACGCTGATGCGCAGCGAGCTGCACGACCGCGCCGAGATCGCGATCGACCTCGACGGCCGCATCACCGCGTGGGGGCCCGACGCCGAGTCGCTGCTCGGCTGGCCGGCCGCGGCAGGCGTCGGCGCGCCGCTGGCGATGCTCGTGTCCGAGCGCTCGGAAGTGCGCGTCGACGAGCTGCTCGCTGCCGTCACGGCCGGCCGTCCACTCGGCGATCGCCGCACCGCCTGGCGCACAAAAGAGGGGATGGTGATGCCGCTGACGCTGTCGGCGGCGCCGCTGCTGCGCGCGGGCGCGGTGATCGGCGGGGCGGTCGTGGTCGAGTGCAGCGGCCTGACCGGTTGGAGCGTCGCGGCGCACGACGAGCTGGACGTCGAGCGGCTCGCCGGCGTCGGCACGTGGAAGTGGCGCTTCGCGAGCGGCCGGATGACGTGGTCGCCGCAGCTCGTCGCGCTCCACGGCGCGGTCCACGATCCCGACGAGCCGAACGCCAACATGCTCGCCGCCTACGCCCACCCCGACGACCGCGAGCGGCTGCGCGCGGCGCTCGTGCACGCGGCGCTCGTGCCGCTGCCGGCGTCGGTCGACTACCGCCTGCTGCGGACCGACGGCCGGCTCCGCTACGTCCATCTCCACGCCGAGATCGTCTGCGACGAGAACGGCGTCGCGGAGGCGCTCGTCGGGACGGTGCAGGACGTCACCGAGCTGCGCAGCGCGGCCGACGTGGCGGAGCGCCTCGCGGCCGAGCTGGTCGCCGCCGGGCCGCCGGCGGCGGCGGGCGAGGAGGCGTTCGAGCGGCGGCTCGGCGCGCGCCAGCACGAGGTGCTCGGGCTGATGGCGGAGGGGCTCGGCAACGCCGAGATCGCCACGCGCCTGTTCCTCTCGGAGTCGACCGTCAAGTGGCACGTGAAGAAGATCCTGCGCGAGCTGCACGCGGCCAACCGCGCGGAGGCGGTCGCCCATTACGTGCGCGCGGTCGCGGCGCGCAGATAGCTCAGCGCCGCAGCGCCGGCGTCGGCACCGGCGGCGCGCTCGGCACGACCCGCACGCGCGCATCGACGACGACCGCGCCGCCGGCGTGCACGACGACGGGGTTGCAGTCCAACTCGACGACCTCGGGGTGCGCGTCGACCAGCCCGCTGACGCGCAGCACGACCTCCTCCAGCGCCTCGACGTCGACGGGCTCGGAGCCGCGGTAGCCCTCCAGCAGCGGGAACGTGCCGAGCTCGCGCAGCATGTTGCGCGCGCCGCGGTCGGTCACGGGCGCGAGCCGCACGGCGACGTCTCTCAGCAGCTCGACCGCCCGGCCGCCGGCGCCGCACGCGACGACCGGGCCGAACAGCGGGTCGGTCGTCGAGCCGACGAGCAGCTCGAGGCCGGTCGGCGCCATCCGCTGGACGAGGAAGCCGTCGAGCGCGTCGCGGTCCGTCGCGAACCGCTCGCGCATCCGCTGCGCCGCGCGGCGCGTCGCCGACGGTCCCGAGAGCCCCAGCTCGACGCCGCCGCGCTCGGACTTGTGCAGCATCTTCGGCGCGAGCGCCTTCAGCGCGACCGGCCCGTCGAGCTCGCTCGCCGCGCGCGCGGCGGCGGTCGGGCTGCGGACGACCCGCTGCGACGGCAGCGGCAGGCCGTGACAGGCGAGCAGGTCGTGCGTCGCGAGCGCGTCGAGCCAGCCGCCGCCCGGCTGCTCGGCGAGCGCCCGCGCGACGATCGCCGACGCCTCGTCGCCGCGCACGCCGTCGAGTCGCGGCACGTGCCCGCGCGGCGCTCTGCGCCAGCGCGCGTGCTCGGCCGCGCGTGCCAGCGCCCGTGCGGCGTCCTCGGGGTAGCGGAAGCTCGGCAGCGGGCCGCCGAGCCGCTCGCCCGTCATGAAGACGGGCAGCAGCGGGAGCCGGCCGGCGAGCGCGCCGGCGGCGTCGCGCAGCGCGCCGGCGACCTCCTCGGCGCGGGCGAACGGGCGCGGCACGAAGACGGCGATCACCGCGTCGACCGCGCCCGCGCGGCCGATCGCCTCGACGGCGCCGGCGAACGCCTGCGGCGTCGCGTCGACGAGCAGGTCGACGGGGTTCGCCAGTCCCGCGCTCGCCGGCACGATCGCGGCGAGCCGGCGCCGCAGCGGCTCCGGCAGCCGCGGCAGCTCCAGCCCGGCCGCCTGGCACGCGTCGGCGGCGAGGATCCCTGGACCGCCGGCGTTCGTCACGATCGCGACGCGCCGGCCGGCCGGCAGCGGCTGGCGCTCCAGCAGCGCGGCGAGGTCGAACAGCTCGCCGAGCGTGTCGACGCGCAACACGCCCGCCTGGCGGAAGAGCGCGGCGACCGCCAGCTCGGAGGAGGCCAGCAGCGCGCCGGTGTGCGAGGAGGCCGCGCGCGCTCCGGCCGCGGTACGTCCCGCCTTGACCGCGACGATCGGCTTGCGCTGGCCGACGCGCCGCGCGATGCGAGCGAACTTGCGCGGGTTCCCGAACGACTCCAGATAGAGGAGGATCGCTCTCGTGCGCTCGTCCTGCTCGCTCCATTCGAGGAAGTCGTTGCCGGACAGGTCCGCCTTGTTGCCGACCGAGACGAACGTCGAGACGCCGATCCCGAGCGCGCGCGCCTGCTCCAGCAGCGCGATCCCGACGCCGCCGCTCTGCGACAGCAGCCCGATCCCGCCGGCCGGCGGATGGCTCGGGGCGAACGTCGCGTCGAGCCGCACGCGCGGGTCGGTGTTGAGCACGCCGAGGCAGTTGGGGCCGACCAGCCGCATGCCCGCGCCGCGGCATGCGCGCAGCAGCTCGCGCTGGCGCGCGGCGCCGTCGGGACCGCTCTCGGCGAAGCCGGCCGCGAGCACCGCGAGCGCGCGCACGCCGCGCTCGCCGCAGGCGCGCGCGGCGCCGAGCACCTCGCCCGCGGGGACCGCCAGCACGGCGAGGTCGATCTCGTCGGGGACCTCGTCGAGCGAGCGGTAGCAGCGGTGGGACCCGATCGCACGGCCACGGCGCTCGACCGCGTGCAGCGCGCCGGTGTAGCCGGACGCGACGAGGTTCGCGAAGACGGCGCCGCCGATCGTCGCCGCGTCGTGCGTCGCGCCGAGCACCGCGATCGAGGCGGGCGCCAGCACCGCGTCCATCGCGGCGACGGCCGCGATCCGCTCGCGCCGGCGGAAGCGCTCGCGTGCCTCGTCGGTGAACGCGGTCGGCATCTGGACGGTCAGCACGCCCGGCTCGGCGGAGACCTGCAACGGCAGTCTGCTCTCGCGGAAGACGCCGAGCATCTTGTGGTTCTCGGGCAGCACCTCGGCGACGAACGTGCCGATCCCCTGCGCTCGCGCGCCGAAGGCGAGGTGCGCGAGCAGGATCGACGCGAGCCCGCGGCCGCGCATCGGCTCGGCGACCTCGAACGCGACCTCGGCGCTGTCGGCGTCGATCCGCGCCCACGCGGCATGGCCGACGATCTCGCCGTCGCCGGTCAGCGCCAGCAGCCCGTCGCGCTCGTGCCGGTCGACCTCGGCCGCCCAGCGCGCGGCGGCGGCGAGGTCCGCGGCGGGCGTGAAGAAGCGCAGGCGGCGCGAGTCGGCAGAGAGCGATTCGAGGAACGCGCGGACGGCCGGCAGGTCGTCGGCGTGGACGGGCCGCACGCGGATCGGCGCGCCGTCGCGCAGCGCGACGTCGACCTCGCGCGCCGCGAGCGCGGCGTCGCTCGGGACGGTCGGTTCCGTGGGAGCGGGCACGCCCCGGTGATACCCGCAGCGCGCGCGGCTGCCCCGTCCGTCCACCGACCGCACCTTTGAGCGAGCTGGCGTGTCGCAACGCTCGATGGAGCAGAGGATCGACCGCCGCACGTTGCTCGGGGCGGCCGGCGCGGGCGTCGCCGGCGGCGCGCTGCTGGCACATGTCCCGCCCGCCCGCGCCCGCGCGGCCGCGGCGGCGGCCGGTCCCAACGTGCTCGTGCTCGTGCTCGACTCGCTCCGCTACGACCACGTCGGAGCGAACGGGAACGCGTGGATCAGAACGCCCAACATCGACGCGCTCGCACGCGAGAGCGTGCGCTTCACGCGCGCCTTCCCGGAGGCGATGCCGACAGTGCCGGCGCGCCGTTCGCTCCTGACGAGCCGCCGCGTCTACCCGTGGACGACGTGGAGGCCGACGCGCAACCTGCCCGACAGTCCCGGCTGGACCGGGCTCGGGTGGAGCGAGCAGACGTGGCTCAGAGCGCTGAGAGCGCACGGCTACTGGACCGGCTACGTGACCGACAACCCGTTCCTGGCGTTCGCCTCGGCGTGGAAGCCGCTGCGCAGAGGCGTCGACCGCTTCATGCGGATCGGCGGTCAGGTCGGCGCGCTGCGGCCGGCGTCGACCGTCTCGCTCGCGTCCGCCCGCCACTGGCTTCCGCGCGACATGCAGACGGACGGCTACGTGAGCGGGATGCGCCAGCACCTCGCGAACCTCGGCGGCGCGCGCGACGA encodes:
- a CDS encoding phytoene desaturase family protein — protein: MSADRFDAVVVGAGPNGLAAAIALAESGRGVLLLEAEQQLGGAVTTAELTLPGFHHDVFSSVHPAAVASPVFARMPLHEHGLRWVQPELPMAHPLAGGRAALLARDLDVTAASLDALAPGDGARWAELAEPYLRRFPALRDTMLGGFPPLAGGAKLLAGLGLGGMLEFSRLLLGSAEGLAGELFRSDASAAWLFGAAMHGDVPVTGAGSAISGLYLNLLGHAVGWPSPEGGAARLTDALAGHLRALGGETRTNALVTAVHAAGGRATGVALADGSRAEAPIVILDTTPRALVQLAGDALPDGYVRKLLRFRAGQPTLKLDWALERPIPWEAADVSRAGTVHVGGEGAEIRAALLEVEAGRLPERPFLLLGQQSLADPTRAPAGKHTAWAYTHVPETVDVAAAVEAVEAHVERFAPGFRDAVLARHVLAPPDLERRNRNLVGGDVGGGSYALDQLVFRPLPSLSPYRTPLGGLYLGSASTFPGGAVHGVPGDAAARAALLDAKLARLPRPPLPGALTRRLPAALR
- a CDS encoding serine hydrolase domain-containing protein; the encoded protein is MALERIRYSALGVGALTALFGLALGAGVLAAIGGLLALLGAALIAARRARGRRRARSAPAPHTWVAAGDAGDGDRHVAELVAGELVRVPLGPAWSDVAAIGVAGRDEAIVMHGAGMLDADSLVEIGSLTKVFTGILLADLVHEGVVALDDPLDRFLPGVRPRVGAITLLDLSTHTSGLPRLPGALLLAALAADPPDPYAEWDGARLERSLRYVRLRRSRRWRYSNLGAGLLGHVLARAAGRDYGTLVVERVCRPLGMTQTSIAPAPEDEWAIGHNRGGLPVPPWHMGAFAGAGGLRSTPRDMLRFLRAQLDPTATPIAPALEAAQQPRRDASGGERIGLGWMVKGERAGTGDGTGASGARVHWHNGATGGFSSFLAFDRAAGAGAALLLSTTLGMATDPTGFGLVERLSAARPEAAA
- a CDS encoding helix-turn-helix transcriptional regulator; its protein translation is MAPGDARSAADPGPISYVRLSAAVAAATADLGDDAAGVQHARTLVVEDMVLVVVPGDTAPEVLSAARDRLVPVIEREARRRVERATVMTGEHAATVMFALAHRDLEPSAAAAPTLMRSELHDRAEIAIDLDGRITAWGPDAESLLGWPAAAGVGAPLAMLVSERSEVRVDELLAAVTAGRPLGDRRTAWRTKEGMVMPLTLSAAPLLRAGAVIGGAVVVECSGLTGWSVAAHDELDVERLAGVGTWKWRFASGRMTWSPQLVALHGAVHDPDEPNANMLAAYAHPDDRERLRAALVHAALVPLPASVDYRLLRTDGRLRYVHLHAEIVCDENGVAEALVGTVQDVTELRSAADVAERLAAELVAAGPPAAAGEEAFERRLGARQHEVLGLMAEGLGNAEIATRLFLSESTVKWHVKKILRELHAANRAEAVAHYVRAVAARR
- a CDS encoding bifunctional acetate--CoA ligase family protein/GNAT family N-acetyltransferase; its protein translation is MPAPTEPTVPSDAALAAREVDVALRDGAPIRVRPVHADDLPAVRAFLESLSADSRRLRFFTPAADLAAAARWAAEVDRHERDGLLALTGDGEIVGHAAWARIDADSAEVAFEVAEPMRGRGLASILLAHLAFGARAQGIGTFVAEVLPENHKMLGVFRESRLPLQVSAEPGVLTVQMPTAFTDEARERFRRRERIAAVAAMDAVLAPASIAVLGATHDAATIGGAVFANLVASGYTGALHAVERRGRAIGSHRCYRSLDEVPDEIDLAVLAVPAGEVLGAARACGERGVRALAVLAAGFAESGPDGAARQRELLRACRGAGMRLVGPNCLGVLNTDPRVRLDATFAPSHPPAGGIGLLSQSGGVGIALLEQARALGIGVSTFVSVGNKADLSGNDFLEWSEQDERTRAILLYLESFGNPRKFARIARRVGQRKPIVAVKAGRTAAGARAASSHTGALLASSELAVAALFRQAGVLRVDTLGELFDLAALLERQPLPAGRRVAIVTNAGGPGILAADACQAAGLELPRLPEPLRRRLAAIVPASAGLANPVDLLVDATPQAFAGAVEAIGRAGAVDAVIAVFVPRPFARAEEVAGALRDAAGALAGRLPLLPVFMTGERLGGPLPSFRYPEDAARALARAAEHARWRRAPRGHVPRLDGVRGDEASAIVARALAEQPGGGWLDALATHDLLACHGLPLPSQRVVRSPTAAARAASELDGPVALKALAPKMLHKSERGGVELGLSGPSATRRAAQRMRERFATDRDALDGFLVQRMAPTGLELLVGSTTDPLFGPVVACGAGGRAVELLRDVAVRLAPVTDRGARNMLRELGTFPLLEGYRGSEPVDVEALEEVVLRVSGLVDAHPEVVELDCNPVVVHAGGAVVVDARVRVVPSAPPVPTPALRR